The genomic stretch tggcgcggccgtCGCTCACCGCGTCGTACGGACGTGCCCCCGACGGGGTTTTATTGGTCAAGTCGTCACGCGCGCCATGTAAACGGGCTCGTCGCGTACGAGAGCTGAATGCGGCGGCGCACCGGCTGAGCCGCGGGCTGCTGGTCGTCGAGCTACACGGGGAAACGCGTCGGAGTGGCCTGCGCGCGGCTGATGGATGCTGGTGCGGTGAGAGTCAAACGGCCGGCGCCCCGGCGCGGCGAGACAGACTGAGCCGGTGAGGGAGGCGTAGGCGTGTCGCTGTTCCTTTACGTGCACAGCTATGCCTTCGGACTAGCCGCCTGGCCGCCtggcgaggagaggagaggaggctcGCATCGGGGCAGGCCACTCGTTCCCCGCCTTTGAACCGGTCTCCCATCGGCTGCGCGCTGCGCGGCTACCTCTCTGTTTCGTTCTTCAGGGCTGGCTCGGCGAGAGCGAGAGGCGTTTCCAAACCCAAAGGCTTCGTCGTTGCTGTAACGGTCAACGGTCAGTTACCAGTTGGACACGAGTCGAGAGTAAAACCTCGCGATCCAAACATGTAACGCCGCAGTGCTTCGTGTGCATTACATGGGTTAATAATTTGAGagatataaatattattatttattaaaaaTTTAGGGCTCATAAGCTAATAATGAAATCTGTTCATCTGCGCTCTCTCTTATTTGGACATAATACCTATAAAGAAATGTAATTATGTTTATCTGGATGTGATGAACTTTATGCATTAATTACTCTGTACACTTTTTCGTCCACATTCATAATTCATCTCACTTGTGTACCACCTCATTATGTATTTGATGTATGTTTGTGCTTAAATAAATTCTTAGTTtgagatatatatatatttaacaTGAAAATCGACACATTCATCGTTTTCTTCATATATTTAAACATGGTCTATGTAGTGAACACGCATCATGCATATCTACTTATGTTAGTATtatctatattaacaatgatggAAATATATAATGTAGAATCACGTAGTAGTATACTTTATAAaatctttttttataatgacacaCGTAGTTGATTTAGATTTAGATTTAGGGTcattatatattatttttaataatgttaGATGTGGGTAACTAAGATGAAAATTTATGAGGttaatttaaattattttttataatctCGTAGGTGGATAACTTATATAAACATTAAGGGATTACTTAAGATTATATTCCATAATAACATAGATGGGATAATTTATATATTTAggtgttgtcggtgttttatactcggcaacctaccggagggtatcccaaggtagtagattggttggtgggggatcgtcggacctggaactcgaaggtaaaagcgaggacataaGATACAGTTTTATACAGGTTAgagccgccagagtagcgtaatactctacgtcctgtttggggtgttgtatgttgcgccctgcgcttgggtgttgtttggtgttgagaatttgatcctctgttgtagttctatgaggtcttggcctcTGTTGGTCTGAGCTGCCGATCTAGATACCCctgtcctcctttatatacttcaggagGTGGGATTATTGGTCAGTTACAAGGAGTCAGTTACAagaaggagtcctagtaggattacatggtctgaatcctagtagaattataggagaattctagtaggagtacgccttcttccttccttgcgggtactagggatctatccccgacaagacCCCAAGtacttcatagtcgaatgcagcagccttcgagtactttttagatcctcaccgagtagttttggtgcttttcgagtactttgtctggctgagtCTTCAAAATTCCTCAAAGCTACCATGAGGTTATGGTGTGCTCAAGTACTTGATGGTCTTgcttttgtaatcttcatctttggaatgtgatatggaggatgtcggaagtcgcactccatatagagtagcccctaagccttaggttgaatcgaagaatcaggctgagcgttaataaaatcttaaatcttcttctttcatcttgaataaaatcttaaatcttcttctttcatcctgaaaaaatcaattgttgagtgtagcttatcagtccccgagccttggaatgattaaataatcaatccgaggaTTTTTAGTCTTCACGCCAGTCGTCTTTTGAGTAGTTTTGCGGTGTCCAgtccccgagcttatgcgccaggtgggTTATAGAAACcacgttgagtagttatttggcgcttagcccttgagcttggaagctagcttagccattggagatattccgagtagtaattggtgcttagcccccgagcctgggagctagcggagccattggaggtacactgagcgtcctggagagtcatcGCCGAAACTTGActtgcaaaaagagatgcatatattatgtagcatatttgtagaatttggaactactaaaatttattcactgatgaatataatgtaaatattgtgtgtcatgctcttgtttcggccatatttttcccgagtagttagcctattatgtttaggctctcagtccctgtttagccattgccactgcatctgagatctttatctcgtgtatgcatactggcactgctgctacgaagatctttgtcttgtgtcctagcatttaggcatgatagaagatTCAAGACTTTCACGAATTGAGGTGTTCTGCTCGAGTAGATTAACAACCGCTAAAataagacatttaaaataagtagtcggcacaTTCATAAAAAGACTGTgcgattgcgcgtaaagtagtGACTTCTCTGCCTTTTGGCAAGGAGAGCGCGTGTTTGCAGCGCATAAGATTTGTGCCTCACtagggtgtagccgttgtgagcctccagcactctatgcaccaaacttcgtggcagatcctcctaattcggtgtaccctgcctgtggcggagcttctgaaacTAAGTGCACCAAACTTGTGGTGATAGCCTTcgtaatttggtgtaccaagcccatagctgtcggtcaacatgccctaAGAGTAGTCGGCAAAGTGTATCTCTAAAGGTTTCCCGTCAAGacgcgtacacaaataagtactcTGGCGCATTCACCAACCATGCTGAAAACAAGCCatagaaaaataattaataaaaaagtgacttagcttgattcatggatgattgtcgatgaagccgcgacggttgttgatgaagccgactagtcgaaGTTGATTTCGACTAGTTGTCAACAGTATGAGGCCCGCCCTCGACttgttttctagtcgagacgggtagttgaagtagtcgttagCGAGCCGGCATAGACGTCTTCCTCTTATAGAAGTAGTTGATCGCATCGTCGGAGATTTATTGGTGTTGCCACGCAAGCTGAAGTCCTTCTGGTAGCTTTTTTTGGCGTGCGCATAgctgaatacaccattgatttcCACCGCTAGAGGGAACAACGGCaactgtttctttattttgatgcttgacGTGCTTTTCCATCTCCGATCAACAAAGCTAGTCTCCGCTTCGGACTCGACTAAGAAAATTGATTCCCTGTAGGATTCCGTCTCGACGTCGtccaattctattccatctcgatcttgatgcttggagaTGATCAGCAGCAGGTGAATTGCTCCACTCCGCACTCTGTTTTGAATTCCAATTCGGCGAGAACAGATGCTATCTCGGAATTAGCCTGTCCGACAACTTCGCCCCGAACTCCGACGCAGTTGCACACCAAGTCGTCGATTGGATGGGAGAACAGTGTTCTTGTCTtgtagagtagattgatcttgatgagatccttcaagctcgcccaatgatctcgacgatcacccctacctggctcGCTATATGTCGGTATTTTACACTCAgtaacctaccaaggggtatcctaaggtagtagattggttggtgggggctcgtcggacctggaatttgaaggtaaaagtgaggacactagacacagatttatacaggttcgagccgccagagtagcgtaatactctacgtcttgtttagggtgttgtatattgcgccctgcgtttgggtgttgtttggtgttgaggatttggtcatCTATTGTAATTCTATGAGGTCTTAGCCTCTGTTGGTCTGAGCTACAGATATAAGTACCCCTGccttcctttatatactccaaggggcaggattactagtaggttacaaggaggagttctggtcctaataggattactggggtattctagtaggagtccgtcttcttccttccttgcaggtgctggggatctatccccgacaagtgTTACTTTAGACTTTTTTCATAGTAATATAGGtggaatttttttagaaaatataataaatctAATAGCAATGATGAatgtttcttgttttttgttagaatttatctttttctcTCATATCAAGTATCATGAGGATTATTATGAAGGATCGAACGAGTGTCCAATTAATATTTGAGTTGTTTCGTTCTTCTTATATGTCTATATGTACTCATGGGAGCATATTTTTACGTGTTTAACTATCCATAAAGAGAAATTGACTATACTTCTACTTTTGTTGTAACCttaattttttgttcttttttaatatatatatatatatatataattagtaGGTGCTTACCCTGCTCCTGTTTCAAAAAAATGATGGCGTGGCTGAACTGACGAACTGAAATACGAACTCAAcgcgggagaggaagagagattTTACGTCACAAGAACATTGCAGCTTTTTTTGGTTTTCTTGATGCACATATTTGGGAAATAATAAACATGCATATTTGCCTCAACATCACGCCAGACGCCACGCCGCCCGTGGTGTGTGACGCGGCTTTCTTCCTGGCGTCGCCGGTGACGTGCCCGACAGGTAAATGCACTAGACTCGGGCCATGCCGTGGACAAGCACGCCTCTGGCCACATACAGGAGCCGTTGATCAAACAAACTACATGCAGGGCGACGACTAGGTTATCGCTACCAGGCCGTTGTTCGATAGGTTGAGCGCCAGAAGTTTCGGGAGGTCAAGGTCCGCCGGCAATGTGCCGTTCAGTCTGTTGTTCTGCAAATACAGAGCAACGAGCCTCCTGAGGTTGTTGAACTCCGGTGAGACACCACCGGATATTTGGTTGTTGGAGAGGTCGAGCCGCTGCAGCAACCTTAGCTCGAACAAGCCCTCCGGTATCTCTCCATCGAACCGGTTACCCTCGAGGTACAAGTACCTGAGCTCCGCGCAGTTACCGATGTCGGCGGGGATCCCGCCGGACAGTGCGTTGTGGCGGAGCGACAGTGTCCACAGCGCCGTCAGGTTCCCGATCGTCCCCGGCGGCACCGTGCCCACGAGCTTGACCCCGGGAAGCCTTAGCATGACGACGCGCGATCCGGCCTCATCGCACCCGACCCCGATCCAGCCGCACGGCGACGCCGCTGACGCGTCCCACGGGAGCCGCGGCACCACCGCGTCCCGGAACGCGAGCAGCGCCTCGCGGTCCGCCGCGAGGTCCGGCTTGGCGCGGGGGGCGAGCGAGCACCAGTACAGCgtgtcgaggaggaggacgagggagaccccgcgggcggcgccggcgccggacgcccgccgcatcgccgccggcaccggcggctgACGAGCTGGGACGCAAGTTAAGCACCGCGTCGGGCGTCGCGGTATGAAGAGATCGACGAGGATTTTAGCTAGTGGAGTAGTAATAGTAGTACCGAACTGCTGATCAGTCATTCAGTCCGCATCTTCCTCGTTGGCTCCTAGTGTTAAATTTCCAACTGCGTGCGTGACACTGCGGCTACTCTTCCAGTACTCTAGATTTCTCGGTGTTCTAGGGCCGAACGTGTGCGGACGTGCGCGCGGGGGGCGCGGGAGAGCCAGAGGCACGACGACCGCCGACCACACCTCGTCAGCCGCCACATTGCCGCTGTCGCGTGGTGGGAGTCAAACGGCCGGCGTTCGGCGAGCCAAAAGCTGGGCGGCGAGGAAGCCGTACGCGTGTCGCTCCGTGATCTTATTATCCTTACGTGCACAGCTACGCCGCCGGACTGGCTGACTGGCCAACTGGCTCCTGTGGCTCGCGTCGCGTCCGGCCACTCGTTCCCCGCGGCGCCCTTTGAACCGGTCTCCCGCATCGGCCGCGCGGCTGGTCCTGTTTCTTCCTTCAGCGCTCTCACTCGGTGACAGCGAGAAGGCGGCGTGTACGAACCTACAGAGGCCGAAGCTGCCTTGGCTGCGTCGTGCTGCAACGCAGCGGTCGGTCAACAACGATCACGATGACTCGCTTTGGACACCGAAGTCCAGAGGAAAACGTCGCGAGCCCAAAAACGCATGGGGGCTCCTATCGGAAGATATATAGATGGAGGCATAACTACAAGCTCAATAAGCCCACCAACACCCTTCTTTCTCCCACCGCCGGcctcccccttcttcctcccactgTCGCCCCGACCGGCAGCTGCCGCGCCCCCGCACCGACCGCCCACTGCTGCCCACTAGCTCGCCAACACgcctccctcttcttcctcccaccaccaccctaGCCGGCGGCTGCCGCGCCGATTGCCCACCgaccaccgccgcccgctcgcccgcccgtcCTAATCCCATGGGCatcctcgcccccgccgccggtcaTCGACCCACAGGCCGTCCAACCCCGCCGACCGTGCGCGAtagcgccgcctcgcctctgCCATCGGCCGaactgccgccaccaccggtcCTCCGGTGCCCCCAACCCTCTCCTCATCTATGGTCGCAGGCCATTAGAACTTCCACCTCGGtaacccaaaccctaaccctaagccgccgcctcgaccaccAGCGGCGACACCTCCCACCCCCTCCATTCCCAAGTTGGGCCACATGAGGGCGGGTCGTTGTGGGCTAGTTATTGGACTACTGCTGGGTTCTATCTTCCAGATTTCCCCACCAACCCCAGTCCGATGCCACAAATTGGGCCGACCCAAGTTAAGGGGCCCAAATCCAATCAGGCATTCACGCCTTAACTTCTTTCCTCGGGCTCAAACGACCGATACGCCTGATGTAATCGTAGGATTTTGTCCTAAGAGTATAAAGTATCCATTCCAAGCTTGTTAAAAATTTTATTCTAGGTTTTACAAACTGAGTTTGCATAATTTATTCCATACACAATTTTTTCCCCACTAAGTCCCCCTGATTTGTTACGTACTTCG from Setaria italica strain Yugu1 chromosome II, Setaria_italica_v2.0, whole genome shotgun sequence encodes the following:
- the LOC101762394 gene encoding probable inactive receptor kinase RLK902 → MRETGSKGAAGNEWPDATRATGASWPVSQSGGVAVHPDLAADREALLAFRDAVVPRLPWDASAASPCGWIGVGCDEAGSRVVMLRLPGVKLVGTVPPGTIGNLTALWTLSLRHNALSGGIPADIGNCAELRYLYLEGNRFDGEIPEGLFELRLLQRLDLSNNQISGGVSPEFNNLRRLVALYLQNNRLNGTLPADLDLPKLLALNLSNNGLVAIT